From a single Zygotorulaspora mrakii chromosome 2, complete sequence genomic region:
- a CDS encoding nucleobase cation symporter-1 family protein, translated as MEKIIPVTSPKTLRTVLSPVELDIILSQQEIEAPKKPKTKFQRFLRAIEVPHGDEPISVLRNPDLQPIPDKERTWGFWSFFAYWGLPNFSVATFSTGSALLSLNLNIQQSIGALVIANILIGLMTIANSNPGIKYHIGYTLDQRMIFGIYGSFIGIIFRVGLAAVFYGYLSWLGGLCFNMVFSSFSLNFLNMKNTFPESVPMTRRDLISFLCFQLIQMPFAFVKPRRVNIPSIVTCFMTLFAIVGILAYLVSTNGGPGPLYYNRVTLNASERSWMWIFAITIWYSGVSPAVANQSDYSRFAHSKTSCYWGLFLGTVLPGTFVSLSGMLCASACKELYGVAYWTPDEMVAQWLRDDYSSKARAAAFFIGISFVDSQLFLNMTQNGYSCGMDLAGILPKYINIKRGTIFVQLISWVVQPWTFFNTSSSFLDAMSAFGVFTTPIIAINIVDFYAIRKSKIPLIDFFTLSKSGLFWYDYGINWRSTLAFFTGLGLGLPGLVYSANDSLKENIGMMNFYYGYMFFIPIVSGGLYYALNLVAPLRHEKLRQEDPLDYFNCFNEKELENMGMDPNSDDVDILDAEIQDRSSFEVPGKKTA; from the coding sequence ATGGAGAAAATTATACCTGTTACTTCACCCAAAACACTCAGAACTGTGCTAAGTCCTGTTGAATTGGATATCATTCTATCGCAACAAGAGATCGAGGCTCCAAAAAAGCCGAAAACTAAATTTCAGAGATTTTTGAGAGCAATCGAAGTACCTCACGGAGATGAGCCTATATCCGTCTTGAGAAATCCTGATTTACAACCAATACCTGATAAAGAGCGCACTTGGGGGTTCTGGTCTTTTTTCGCTTATTGGGGACTcccaaatttttctgttgcTACTTTTTCAACGGGTTCAGCACTCTTaagtttgaatttgaacaTTCAACAGTCAATTGGAGCTCTAGTGATTGCTAATATTCTCATAGGGTTGATGACAATAGCAAACTCGAATCCAGGAATAAAGTATCATATTGGCTATACTTTAGATCAGCGAATGATTTTCGGCATATATGGCTCCTTCATTGGGATTATATTTCGGGTGGGTCTAGCTGCTGTATTTTATGGTTATCTCTCTTGGCTAGGGGGTCTCTGTTTCAACATGGTTTTTAGCTCCTTTTCCCTGAACTTTTTAaacatgaaaaatacaTTCCCTGAATCTGTTCCAATGACAAGGAGAGACCTCATTAGCTTTCTGTGCTTTCAATTGATCCAGATGCCTTTTGCCTTTGTAAAACCAAGACGTGTCAATATACCTTCCATTGTGACTTGCTTCATGACACTTTTTGCCATTGTCGGTATTTTAGCATACCTTGTGAGCACAAATGGGGGACCTGGACCTCTATACTACAATAGAGTAACCCTTAATGCGAGTGAGCGCTCTTGGATGTGGATTTTTGCTATCACGATCTGGTACAGCGGAGTCTCGCCAGCTGTCGCGAACCAATCAGACTACTCACGTTTTGCACACAGCAAAACATCGTGCTATTGGGGTCTGTTTCTAGGAACTGTTTTGCCAGGTACCTTTGTCTCACTAAGCGGAATGCTTTGTGCTTCCGCCTGTAAGGAACTATATGGGGTGGCTTACTGGACTCCAGATGAAATGGTTGCACAATGGTTGAGGGATGACTACTCTTCCAAAGCACGGGCTGCTGCATTTTTCATCGGAATTAGTTTTGTTGATTCTCAGCTATTCCTGAATATGACACAAAATGGCTACTCATGCGGCATGGACTTGGCAGGAATACTTCccaaatatatcaatatcaagaGAGGAACGATTTTTGTCCAATTGATCTCTTGGGTTGTTCAGCCATGGACCTTTTTCAAcacatcttcttcctttttgGACGCCATGAGTGCTTTTGGAGTTTTTACGACACCCATTATAGCGATAAACATTGTCGATTTTTACGCTATACGTAAATCTAAAATCCCACTTATAGACTTTTTTACCCTTTCAAAGTCGGGGCTTTTCTGGTACGATTACGGCATAAACTGGCGGTCGACGCTTGCTTTCTTCACCGGCTTGGGTCTAGGATTGCCGGGTTTGGTATACTCTGCAAACGATAGCTTGAAGGAAAACATTGGCATGATGAACTTTTATTATGGCTATATGTTTTTCATCCCAATTGTTAGTGGTGGATTGTACTACGCACTGAACCTGGTAGCTCCTTTACGTCACGAAAAACTGAGGCAGGAGGATCCTTTAGATTATTTCAACtgtttcaatgaaaaagagttgGAAAACATGGGAATGGATCCTAATTCCGATGATGTGGATATCTTAGATGCCGAAATTCAAGATCGATCTTCCTTTGAGGTAcctggaaaaaaaactgcTTGA
- a CDS encoding agmatinase — protein sequence MILMLKLVSILCLVAKCALCFEQPDSDDLNTIWGQDWPFSGINTYAHLPHTKCLLDKNLTFDIGVIGVPFDSAVSYRPGARFGPQAIRAASQRQFSFRGFNFRAGINPYKSWAKILDCGDVPVTPMDSNLALNMMTSAYKNLLDRKSAYEDSSSPPRLVTLGGDHSIILPILRNLYDIYGPITVIHFDSHLDTWSPIDYPSYWTSTASEFNHGTMLWKAKQEGLLSKNNIHAGLRTRLSGNDWGDYEADDRTGFHRIESDRILKVGVDGIVEEIKNMLPEGTPIYVSVDIDVLDPSAAPGTGTAEVGGWLTRELISMLRSLDTFPLIGADIVEVSPPYDQSDITSFAASHIAYELISTMVKQGPIDLESHNSNFHSFENNQSKEKTGFFAKEWF from the coding sequence atGATCCTAATGTTGAAGTTGGTTTCGATCCTCTGCCTTGTGGCTAAGTGCGCATTATGCTTTGAGCAACCCGATAGTGATGATTTAAATACCATATGGGGCCAGGATTGGCCTTTTAGCGGCATAAACACTTATGCACATCTACCTCATACAAAGTGTTTGTTGGATAAAAATCTGACTTTCGATATAGGTGTAATCGGCGTTCCATTTGATAGTGCAGTCTCTTATCGTCCTGGGGCCCGATTTGGACCTCAAGCAATTAGAGCTGCTTCTCAGCGACAATTTTCCTTCCGTGGCTTCAACTTTCGTGCAGGAATCAACCCATATAAAAGTTGGGCAAAAATCTTGGACTGTGGAGATGTTCCAGTTACTCCAATGGATAGCAATTTGGCACTCAACATGATGACTTCCGCATACAAAAATCTTCTAGATAGGAAAAGTGCGTATGAAGACTCTTCAAGCCCACCAAGATTGGTGACATTAGGTGGTGATCACAGCATCATACTGCCTATTTTGAGGAACCTGTATGATATTTACGGGCCTATTACTGTTATTCATTTTGATTCCCATCTCGATACTTGGTCACCAATAGATTATCCTTCATATTGGACCTCCACTGCTTCAGAGTTCAATCATGGCACAATGCTATGGAAAGCCAAACAGGAAGGTCTTTTATCCAAGAATAATATTCATGCTGGTTTGAGAACGCGCTTAAGCGGTAATGATTGGGGAGATTATGAAGCTGATGACAGAACAGGTTTTCATCGAATCGAGAGTGACAGAATTCTCAAAGTTGGTGTGGATggaattgttgaagagataaaaaatatgttACCTGAAGGAACTCCAATATATGTCAgtgttgatattgatgtCCTGGATCCCAGCGCAGCTCCCGGAACAGGAACTGCGGAAGTTGGTGGCTGGTTGACAAGAGAATTAATTAGTATGTTGCGTTCTCTTGACACCTTTCCTCTGATAGGTGCCGATATTGTCGAAGTTTCTCCCCCATATGATCAGAGTGACATAACAAGCTTCGCTGCTTCTCACATTGCGTATGAGCTTATCAGTACTATGGTAAAGCAGGGCCCCATTGATTTGGAAAGTCACAACTCCAATTTTcactcttttgaaaacaatcaaagtaaagaaaaaacCGGATTCTTTGCCAAGGAGTGGttttag
- a CDS encoding SDR family oxidoreductase → MDYQQKNMSVLVTGATGFIAQHIVNDLLKQGYKVIGTVRSEDKGKKLKSQFGNNDLLEMEVVPDIAQPRAFDDIFKKYSSEIKVVLHTASPFHFRATDYEKELLIPAIQGTKGLLQSIMEFGSQTVEHVVITSSIAAIKDTYRFLEKDLVYTEDNWNPISWSESQLNPQDAYRGSKNFAEKAAWDFLQHNKGLIKLNLTTINPALIFGPQLFAENITGTLNTSAEVINSFLQSMPDRDITNIRGDFVDVRDVSKAHLLAFQNEEAIGKRLGLSAGQFNGQDLAEILNRRFQQLRGVIPPCTSEGAYKIQPYAKFDNSKTKEILGFEFITLEKSLCDTAAQILKKEY, encoded by the coding sequence ATGGACTACCAGCAAAAGAACATGTCAGTTCTAGTTACAGGGGCTACTGGATTCATTGCCCAACATATAGTCAATGATCTTCTGAAGCAAGGCTACAAGGTAATAGGAACCGTAAGATCAGAAGATAAAGGTAAAAAGCTCAAGAGccaatttggaaataatGATTTGCTGGAGATGGAAGTAGTGCCAGATATTGCACAACCCAGGGCATTTGAtgatatattcaaaaagtaCAGCAGCGAAATCAAAGTGGTACTTCACACTGCCTCTCCCTTTCATTTCAGAGCCACTGACTATGAGAAGGAGCTCTTAATTCCCGCAATCCAAGGTACCAAAGGTTTGTTACAGTCGATCATGGAATTCGGTTCACAAACTGTCGAGCATGTAGTCATCACCTCTTCCATTGCCGCAATCAAGGACACTTACAGGTTCTTAGAAAAGGACCTTGTATACACAGAGGATAACTGGAACCCTATTTCTTGGTCCGAAAGTCAACTCAACCCACAGGATGCATACCGTGGTTCAAAGAATTTCGCTGAAAAGGCGGCATGGGATTTCCTGCAGCACAATAAGGGGCTGATTAAGTTAAATCTGACCACGATAAACCCAGCACTCATTTTTGGCCCTCAACTGTTTGCCGAAAATATTACGGGTACACTGAATACTTCAGCGGAAGTAATCAATTCGTTCCTTCAGTCTATGCCCGACCGCGATATCACGAACATCAGAGGTGACTTCGTTGACGTTCGCGACGTATCTAAAGCACATTTGCTAGCATTCCAAAATGAAGAGGCTATTGGAAAAAGACTTGGGCTATCGGCAGGACAGTTTAATGGCCAAGATTTGGCTGAAATTCTAAATAGGAGATTTCAGCAATTACGGGGTGTAATCCCGCCGTGCACCAGTGAGGGCGCTTATAAGATCCAGCCATACGCGAAATTCGATAACTCTAAGACAAAGGAGATACTAGGTTTCGAATTCATTACTCTAGAGAAGAGTTTGTGCGATACAGCAGCGCAGATTCTCAAAAAGGAATACTAA